From the genome of Geminocystis herdmanii PCC 6308, one region includes:
- a CDS encoding J domain-containing protein has translation MNYYEILQVKTNASSIEIKQAYRKLVKKFHPDSQHENANHDHIITLNAAYEVLSDAKNRYIYDQKLKEKFNNSVNHRHNNSHHATSYYQYNRQQQKQDEFSQFRWLKEVYLPVFNLINKIIYPLETEIEELSADLFDDRLMLEFTNYLDSCHFRLEKAKNILTSQPNPSIYAGIAANLYYGLNHIMDGIEELERFTQTYDDYYLHTGRELFNLAEEISQNASEMAQKFN, from the coding sequence ATGAATTATTACGAAATTTTACAGGTAAAAACTAACGCTAGTTCGATCGAAATTAAACAGGCTTATCGAAAATTAGTCAAGAAATTTCATCCCGACAGCCAACACGAAAACGCTAATCATGATCATATTATCACTTTAAATGCAGCCTATGAGGTGCTTAGTGATGCAAAAAATCGTTATATTTATGATCAAAAACTCAAAGAAAAATTCAATAATTCCGTTAACCATAGACACAATAATAGTCATCATGCTACTAGCTATTATCAATATAATAGACAACAGCAAAAACAAGATGAATTTTCGCAATTTCGTTGGTTAAAAGAAGTTTATTTGCCCGTATTTAATCTGATTAATAAAATTATTTATCCACTGGAAACCGAGATAGAAGAATTATCAGCAGATTTATTTGACGATCGATTGATGCTAGAATTTACTAATTATTTGGATAGCTGTCATTTTAGATTAGAAAAAGCGAAAAATATTTTAACCTCTCAACCAAATCCTAGTATTTATGCAGGAATTGCAGCTAATCTTTACTATGGATTAAACCATATTATGGACGGTATAGAAGAATTAGAAAGATTCACTCAAACCTATGATGATTATTACTTACACACGGGGAGAGAATTATTTAATTTAGCGGAAGAAATTAGTCAAAATGCCTCAGAAATGGCACAAAAATTTAATTAA
- a CDS encoding NAD-dependent epimerase/dehydratase family protein: MKILITGGAGYIGSVLTPVLLSKGYEVTVVDNFMFHQNSLAECCQYDGFNVVRGDCREESLMKDLVKDADVIIPLAALVGAPLCGRDKIATETTNRDAIQMLCRLASKEQRFLVPITNSGYGIGEKGKFCTEESPLRPISAYGVTKVEAEKAILERENSISFRLATVFGMSPRMRVDLLVNDFVYRAVTDRTVVVFEGHFKRNYIHIRDVVKVFLHGLDNFESMKGKPYNVGLEDANLSKLELCAEIQKQIPNFYYIEAPIGEDPDKRDYIVSNARILSTGFTPDWTLARGIKELIKGYTILRNTIYSNV, encoded by the coding sequence ATGAAAATTTTAATTACTGGTGGTGCAGGTTATATCGGCTCTGTGTTAACTCCTGTCTTATTAAGTAAAGGATACGAAGTAACTGTAGTTGATAACTTTATGTTTCATCAAAACAGTCTTGCAGAATGTTGCCAATATGATGGCTTTAACGTAGTTAGGGGAGATTGTCGAGAGGAAAGTTTAATGAAAGATTTAGTTAAAGATGCCGATGTAATAATTCCTTTGGCGGCGTTAGTTGGTGCGCCTTTATGCGGTAGAGACAAGATAGCCACAGAAACCACCAATCGAGACGCTATTCAAATGTTATGCCGTTTAGCTAGTAAAGAGCAAAGATTTTTAGTGCCGATTACCAATAGCGGTTACGGTATCGGAGAAAAAGGTAAATTTTGTACCGAAGAAAGCCCATTACGCCCCATTTCCGCCTATGGTGTGACTAAAGTAGAAGCTGAAAAAGCCATTTTAGAAAGAGAAAATAGTATTAGTTTCCGCTTGGCTACGGTTTTCGGGATGTCTCCTCGCATGAGAGTTGATTTATTAGTCAACGATTTTGTATATCGTGCCGTGACCGATCGAACTGTGGTAGTATTTGAAGGACACTTTAAGCGCAATTATATCCATATTCGAGACGTGGTAAAAGTGTTTTTACACGGTTTAGACAACTTTGAGAGTATGAAGGGAAAACCCTATAACGTAGGCTTGGAAGATGCTAACCTGTCAAAATTAGAGCTATGTGCCGAAATTCAGAAACAGATACCCAATTTCTATTATATTGAAGCACCTATTGGTGAAGACCCTGATAAAAGAGATTATATTGTTTCTAATGCCCGAATTTTAAGTACTGGTTTTACCCCAGATTGGACATTAGCCAGAGGTATCAAAGAGTTAATCAAGGGTTATACTATTTTACGCAATACCATTTACTCTAACGTTTAA
- a CDS encoding type II toxin-antitoxin system PemK/MazF family toxin — MKRGDIFYANLNPTIGSEIAKIRPVLIVSNDINNRMASTVTVLPITSNTIKVYPFEVFISKNESGLPKDSKIQAQQIRTISKQRLKDDRIFTLNQNIMTIVDMAIKLHLGLNP, encoded by the coding sequence ATGAAACGTGGTGATATTTTCTATGCTAATCTTAATCCGACTATTGGTTCAGAAATTGCCAAAATTCGCCCTGTTTTAATCGTTAGTAATGACATCAATAATCGCATGGCTTCCACTGTTACGGTATTGCCTATAACTTCTAATACCATTAAAGTTTATCCTTTTGAGGTGTTTATCTCTAAAAATGAGTCGGGTTTACCCAAAGACTCAAAAATTCAAGCCCAACAAATTAGGACAATTTCTAAACAAAGATTGAAGGACGATCGAATTTTTACTCTTAATCAAAATATAATGACTATAGTTGACATGGCAATTAAGTTGCATTTAGGGTTGAATCCTTAA
- a CDS encoding AbrB/MazE/SpoVT family DNA-binding domain-containing protein, with product MEIELKKWGNSLGLLIPHTLAKSLNLDTQSVVELIQENDSLIIKKKKESLTLDELLESIPSDFTYPDDVKEFMNSESVGEELI from the coding sequence ATGGAAATTGAATTAAAAAAGTGGGGAAATAGTCTTGGTTTGCTTATTCCTCATACTTTAGCGAAAAGTTTAAATTTAGATACACAGTCAGTAGTTGAATTAATTCAAGAAAATGATAGTTTAATTATCAAAAAAAAGAAAGAATCTTTGACTCTTGATGAATTATTAGAGAGTATTCCATCGGATTTTACTTATCCTGATGATGTGAAAGAATTTATGAATAGTGAATCAGTGGGAGAAGAATTAATTTGA
- a CDS encoding glycosyltransferase — MTQRNLYFVFPEMNINSGGHIAQMKFMSIAQEHFQGICDVQPVTYRKKEGNILYLDEVIKDISAANNIYVIHWGPDIPLLLTKLNKFNVVYFAHSTGYKFKIPSKVPIINVSKHSQAYWGRFAPNNLIFYLPNEISDKYQCQSSERSIDVLVQKRKSSKYLIEELVPALNPHCNLTLIDYWVEDLATIFNQTKVYLYDSTEYWVQARASEGFGLPPLEAMACGCTIFSSINDALSDYLDPSFNCHKLRVYSKEYDVQRILSAVENWQPNSINLDIVNNYRLPLIKERFDHILKEINLFFDHQQSYPANIPSIIKHKPFSLEKVIKKIKSFF, encoded by the coding sequence ATGACACAAAGGAATCTCTATTTTGTCTTCCCCGAAATGAATATCAATAGCGGAGGGCATATCGCTCAAATGAAGTTTATGTCGATCGCGCAGGAGCATTTTCAAGGTATATGCGATGTACAACCCGTCACCTATCGGAAGAAAGAAGGGAATATTCTGTACTTAGATGAGGTAATTAAAGATATTAGTGCGGCTAACAATATTTATGTTATTCATTGGGGTCCTGATATTCCACTACTTTTAACAAAACTTAACAAATTTAATGTAGTTTACTTTGCTCACAGTACTGGATATAAATTTAAAATACCGTCAAAAGTGCCAATAATTAACGTTAGTAAGCATTCTCAAGCCTATTGGGGCAGATTTGCACCAAATAACCTTATTTTTTATCTTCCGAATGAGATTTCCGACAAATATCAATGTCAATCATCAGAGAGATCGATCGATGTATTAGTACAGAAACGCAAATCTTCCAAATATCTAATTGAAGAACTTGTACCAGCGTTAAATCCTCACTGCAATTTGACCTTAATTGATTACTGGGTGGAGGATTTAGCCACTATTTTTAATCAAACAAAAGTCTATCTTTATGACTCCACAGAATATTGGGTACAAGCGAGAGCTAGTGAAGGTTTTGGGTTGCCTCCTTTAGAAGCAATGGCTTGTGGATGTACAATTTTTTCTAGTATAAATGATGCTTTATCGGATTATTTAGACCCAAGTTTTAACTGTCATAAATTGCGAGTTTATTCTAAGGAATATGATGTGCAAAGAATTTTATCTGCTGTAGAAAATTGGCAACCAAATTCAATTAATCTTGACATTGTAAATAATTATCGTTTACCTTTAATAAAAGAACGTTTTGATCATATATTGAAAGAAATCAATCTCTTTTTTGATCATCAACAATCCTATCCTGCTAATATTCCTTCTATTATTAAACATAAGCCTTTTTCTTTAGAGAAAGTGATTAAAAAAATTAAGTCTTTTTTCTAA
- a CDS encoding nucleotidyltransferase family protein, which yields MINCYIKNSIAVILAGGFGTRVKHLLPNIPKPMAKVANKPFIEWIINYLQQQNIDKFILSTGYLGEVIEEYFKQEFFAKININCYQENEPLGTAGGFINTVNLSNQIPDSWLVTNGDSLIFTDLNPMFNYLKNDDVEGVMLGLSLPDASRYGSLKYDDDYNLITFAEKQQGKGVINAGVYIFKHSVINKFPDKKPLSFEYDVFPELLQKGCKIKVHITEAPFLDIGTPKTLIQAEKFIKNNWTFTP from the coding sequence ATGATAAATTGTTACATTAAAAACTCGATCGCTGTCATTTTAGCAGGGGGATTTGGTACGAGAGTTAAGCATCTTTTACCCAATATTCCTAAGCCCATGGCAAAAGTAGCGAATAAACCTTTTATCGAGTGGATTATTAACTATTTACAACAACAAAATATAGATAAATTTATCCTTTCTACGGGATATTTAGGGGAAGTGATAGAAGAATATTTTAAGCAGGAATTTTTTGCAAAAATTAATATAAATTGTTATCAAGAAAATGAACCATTAGGCACAGCAGGAGGCTTTATTAATACAGTAAATTTGTCTAATCAAATACCTGATTCGTGGTTAGTCACTAATGGTGATTCTCTCATCTTTACGGACTTAAATCCAATGTTTAATTATTTGAAAAATGATGACGTAGAAGGGGTTATGTTAGGGTTATCTTTACCCGATGCTTCTCGTTATGGTTCGTTAAAATATGATGATGATTATAATTTAATTACTTTTGCGGAAAAACAGCAGGGAAAAGGGGTTATTAATGCAGGAGTTTATATTTTTAAACATTCTGTGATTAACAAATTTCCTGATAAAAAACCTTTAAGTTTTGAATATGATGTTTTTCCGGAGTTACTCCAAAAAGGATGTAAAATTAAAGTACATATAACGGAAGCTCCTTTTTTAGATATTGGTACTCCTAAAACTTTGATTCAAGCGGAAAAATTTATCAAAAATAATTGGACTTTCACTCCGTAA
- the ygfZ gene encoding CAF17-like 4Fe-4S cluster assembly/insertion protein YgfZ, translated as MIDLNFINNSVALIDRTHHGLLSITGDDRLRFLHNQSTNNIQGLKVGEGCDTVLVNSTGRNIDLVSAYVQENQVLLLVSPHQNKPLYDWLDRYIFPFDKVAIKDVTNDYRIFTLIGEKSQDLLSEWVDNEFLNSSEFSHKIITIEDIELIITVGCNLKLTGYNLIIPQEKAHQIWDKLTAKNPILLNNEDYENLQILRGKPRVNHELTDEFNPLESGLWDAISFNKGCYIGQETIARLNTYKGVKQKLWGIKLKGSIDPEKDKIIMVEGEKVGKITSYLETELENFALGYIRTKAGDIGLKVTIGEVEGEVINIPFINHEYYEPKS; from the coding sequence ATGATTGACTTAAATTTTATTAACAATTCTGTGGCTTTAATCGATCGAACTCATCATGGTTTACTTAGTATAACAGGAGACGATCGACTGCGTTTTTTACATAATCAAAGTACTAACAATATTCAAGGTTTAAAAGTAGGGGAAGGTTGTGATACTGTTTTAGTTAATTCTACGGGCAGAAATATAGATTTAGTTAGTGCTTATGTTCAAGAAAATCAGGTATTATTATTAGTATCTCCTCATCAAAATAAACCTTTATATGATTGGCTCGATCGATATATTTTTCCTTTTGATAAAGTAGCGATAAAAGACGTTACTAATGACTATAGAATTTTTACACTAATCGGAGAAAAAAGTCAAGATTTATTATCAGAATGGGTTGATAATGAGTTTTTAAATAGTTCAGAATTTAGCCATAAAATAATTACGATCGAGGATATAGAATTAATTATTACGGTGGGTTGTAATTTAAAATTAACTGGTTATAACCTGATTATTCCCCAAGAAAAAGCCCATCAAATCTGGGATAAATTAACCGCAAAAAATCCTATTTTATTAAATAATGAAGATTATGAAAATCTGCAAATTTTACGAGGAAAACCTAGAGTTAATCATGAATTAACCGATGAATTTAATCCCCTTGAAAGTGGTTTATGGGATGCCATTTCTTTTAATAAAGGTTGCTATATTGGGCAAGAAACTATCGCTCGTTTAAATACTTATAAAGGTGTAAAACAAAAACTTTGGGGTATTAAATTAAAGGGTTCGATCGATCCTGAAAAAGATAAAATAATTATGGTAGAAGGAGAAAAAGTTGGGAAAATTACCAGTTACTTAGAAACAGAATTAGAAAATTTTGCCTTGGGCTATATCCGCACAAAAGCTGGAGATATAGGCTTAAAAGTTACCATAGGAGAAGTAGAAGGAGAGGTAATTAATATACCTTTTATTAATCATGAATATTATGAGCCTAAATCTTAA
- a CDS encoding PHP domain-containing protein, with amino-acid sequence MLLTTNKTAFLSEIDRSQDTVKLRSIWEKVDTFSCPNHYNFHLHTNCSDGQLTPEALVEQALSIGLKGFTITDHHSVNGFDRAKNYLTKLSHRYHNLPHLWTGIEITSELNGTNVHILGYGFNPEARSLQKYLRGDAPQGKDAEAKRVINSLHEAGGLVVLAHPARYRRSAKELIPEAFDLGIDGVETYYAYGNPNPWQPSEKQTATVKSLAYKYNLYKTCGTDTHGDNILVRL; translated from the coding sequence ATGCTATTAACAACAAACAAAACTGCCTTCTTATCGGAGATCGATCGATCGCAGGATACAGTAAAATTAAGATCAATATGGGAGAAAGTAGATACTTTTAGTTGTCCGAATCATTATAACTTTCATTTACACACCAATTGTTCCGATGGACAATTAACACCAGAAGCATTAGTCGAACAAGCATTATCTATAGGTTTGAAAGGATTTACCATTACAGATCATCATAGCGTTAATGGTTTCGATCGAGCCAAAAATTATCTCACAAAATTATCTCATCGTTATCATAATTTACCCCATCTTTGGACAGGTATTGAAATTACCTCCGAATTAAATGGTACGAATGTTCATATTTTAGGTTATGGATTTAATCCTGAGGCTAGAAGTTTACAAAAGTACTTGAGAGGAGATGCACCCCAAGGAAAAGATGCAGAAGCAAAAAGAGTTATAAATAGTCTTCATGAGGCTGGAGGATTGGTGGTGTTGGCACATCCTGCCCGTTACCGCCGTAGTGCAAAAGAATTGATACCCGAAGCCTTTGATTTAGGTATTGATGGAGTAGAAACTTATTATGCCTATGGTAATCCAAACCCTTGGCAACCCAGTGAAAAACAAACTGCAACGGTGAAAAGTCTTGCTTATAAATATAATTTATATAAGACTTGTGGCACTGATACCCATGGTGATAATATTTTAGTACGTCTTTAA
- a CDS encoding ComEC/Rec2 family competence protein, whose amino-acid sequence MQRKNLYIYSGLIAYIIGLLFTGLFTLSQGLFFCLLILSLCIVGSGIIFFKPIRRVKVFSTFFLALIIIGGFFYYHWRFPVADTLDISNQISTLNSGENIAVSGKVISNPRLNQNQKARFVLQVEKLVNISGNSQPVTGKVYVTAPLLSVKGLFPSTQVTVIGKLYQPLPPLNPGGFDFASYLEREGIFSGLSAKSVALQKEGNSWQKFLFSLRLRMIQTHVRYLDVPWGNLVSSMVIGSRAVDLDLDLQNSFRLAGLAHTLAASGFHVSLLLGTVLFFCQSLSPRQRLIIGMISLVIYATITGFYPSILRSSLMGVAGLIAIVNDRSVKSCASLLLVGVILLLINPLWIWDIGFQLSFMATLGLIVSLPPIVKRLDWLPPTIANLVAVPLSATIWTLPLVCYHFNHIPPYGIFTNILATPLVIIITLVGIFSGFIGVFIPVLGSSIALLLYPIVRLLIILVEISNKLPFSSLAVGKINILSIFLIYGLILLIQFNKWCQKYWLNLTLFTVILLTIPLIYQKFTLQQLTIMTTRDKPVIVIQNQGKNAVINLNDKNNVRFNILAFLKSQGINSLELVLINSDKTNQLALTLLQQYISIKSVIYPTKKPLKSLEIIEKNNDYIHFKLFDKTWLLIENNNNKIPSNTIKSDIIISSNVTNLEQIIALNPQILITNLFNIKQEKLDNLFANNIKVLSWENGAIQWQPEKGFISYGEN is encoded by the coding sequence ATGCAAAGAAAAAATCTTTATATCTACAGTGGATTAATCGCCTATATCATCGGCTTATTATTCACGGGATTATTTACTCTATCTCAAGGTTTATTCTTCTGTTTGCTTATCCTTAGTCTTTGTATAGTCGGGAGTGGCATCATTTTTTTTAAGCCTATCAGACGAGTCAAGGTTTTTAGTACTTTTTTCCTTGCCTTAATTATTATCGGTGGTTTTTTTTATTATCATTGGCGTTTTCCTGTTGCCGATACCCTCGATATTAGTAATCAAATATCAACTCTTAACTCTGGTGAAAATATAGCAGTGTCAGGGAAAGTTATTTCTAATCCTCGTCTCAATCAAAACCAAAAAGCGAGATTCGTTTTACAAGTTGAAAAATTAGTCAACATTTCTGGTAATTCTCAACCTGTCACCGGAAAAGTTTATGTAACAGCGCCTTTGTTATCGGTGAAGGGTTTATTTCCTTCCACTCAAGTTACTGTCATCGGTAAATTATATCAACCTCTCCCTCCTCTTAATCCGGGAGGTTTCGATTTCGCTAGTTATCTGGAAAGGGAAGGGATTTTTTCGGGGTTGTCTGCTAAAAGTGTGGCTTTGCAAAAAGAAGGTAATAGTTGGCAAAAATTTTTATTTTCTTTACGTCTGCGGATGATTCAAACCCATGTACGTTATTTAGATGTACCTTGGGGAAATTTGGTTTCTTCCATGGTGATTGGTAGTCGCGCGGTAGATTTGGATTTGGATTTACAAAACTCCTTCCGTCTGGCAGGATTAGCCCATACTCTGGCGGCTTCTGGTTTTCATGTTTCTTTGTTATTAGGCACTGTTTTATTTTTTTGTCAATCTCTGTCTCCCCGTCAACGCTTAATAATTGGCATGATTTCTCTGGTGATTTATGCCACTATCACGGGGTTTTATCCTTCTATCCTTCGATCGAGCTTAATGGGGGTTGCGGGATTGATTGCCATAGTCAACGATCGATCGGTGAAAAGTTGTGCTAGTCTGTTGTTAGTCGGAGTAATATTGCTATTAATCAATCCATTGTGGATTTGGGATATTGGCTTTCAACTCAGCTTTATGGCTACTCTGGGCTTAATCGTCTCTTTACCTCCCATTGTCAAAAGGTTAGATTGGTTGCCTCCTACCATAGCAAACTTAGTCGCCGTGCCACTTTCCGCTACTATTTGGACATTACCTCTGGTTTGCTATCACTTTAATCATATTCCCCCCTACGGAATTTTTACCAATATTTTGGCAACTCCCCTCGTAATTATAATTACTTTAGTAGGAATTTTTTCGGGTTTTATCGGTGTTTTTATTCCCGTTTTAGGGAGTTCGATCGCACTTTTGTTATATCCTATTGTTAGGTTGTTAATTATTTTAGTAGAAATAAGTAATAAATTGCCTTTTAGTTCTTTAGCCGTAGGTAAAATTAATATTTTAAGTATATTTTTGATTTATGGACTTATTTTATTAATTCAGTTTAATAAATGGTGTCAAAAATATTGGTTAAATTTAACTTTATTTACTGTTATTTTGCTCACAATTCCCCTCATCTATCAAAAGTTTACTCTCCAACAATTAACCATAATGACTACCAGAGATAAACCTGTCATTGTCATTCAAAATCAAGGAAAAAATGCTGTAATTAATCTCAATGATAAAAATAATGTTCGTTTTAATATCCTTGCCTTTCTGAAATCTCAAGGTATTAATAGTTTAGAATTAGTCTTAATTAATTCCGATAAAACTAATCAATTAGCTTTAACATTATTGCAACAATATATCTCGATCAAATCTGTAATTTATCCTACTAAAAAGCCTTTAAAATCTTTAGAAATAATCGAGAAAAATAATGATTATATTCACTTTAAATTGTTTGATAAAACATGGCTTTTAATAGAAAATAATAACAACAAAATTCCTTCAAATACTATCAAAAGCGATATAATTATCTCCTCAAATGTGACTAATTTAGAACAAATTATTGCCCTAAATCCACAAATACTAATCACAAATTTATTCAACATCAAACAAGAAAAATTAGATAATTTATTCGCTAATAATATAAAAGTTTTATCATGGGAAAATGGTGCTATTCAATGGCAACCAGAAAAAGGATTTATTAGTTATGGAGAAAATTAA
- a CDS encoding helix-turn-helix domain-containing protein, giving the protein MKELDQFIESNPDSRELKRALAVRMTLQGYSHRAIKKILQVCSGFISKWKEQYIIHGIEALKLGYKGSVGYLSKEEKTELFQWLNSQESLTLGELEYYIAQKYGVTYQAKSSYYDLLDEGQISWKKSQKKNPQKNQDLVDKKKEEIKEYIEKNKEKIELGNLKIFFVDECHLLWGDICG; this is encoded by the coding sequence GTGAAAGAATTAGACCAGTTTATCGAATCAAATCCAGATTCTAGAGAATTAAAAAGGGCATTAGCAGTCAGAATGACCCTTCAAGGTTATTCACATCGGGCAATCAAGAAAATTCTCCAGGTCTGTTCAGGATTTATTAGTAAATGGAAAGAACAATATATTATTCATGGCATAGAAGCACTCAAATTAGGATATAAAGGTTCGGTGGGATATTTGAGTAAAGAGGAAAAAACAGAACTGTTTCAATGGCTAAACAGTCAAGAAAGTTTGACCTTAGGGGAATTAGAATATTATATAGCCCAAAAGTACGGAGTAACTTATCAGGCAAAATCAAGCTATTATGATCTATTAGATGAAGGACAAATATCATGGAAAAAATCCCAAAAGAAAAATCCACAAAAAAATCAAGATTTAGTGGATAAAAAAAAAGAAGAAATAAAGGAATATATCGAGAAAAATAAAGAAAAAATAGAGTTGGGGAACTTAAAAATATTTTTTGTGGATGAATGTCACTTATTATGGGGTGATATTTGTGGATA
- a CDS encoding transposase, producing the protein YEVGNTENTINFIKYLISKNKDSQIVIIWDGAKYHISKELKEYLGKINEGKEQEDWLVKCIKLAPNAPEQNPIEDVWLQGKEILRKYWNMCKTFKIVKWLFEWAIKEHIFSFPKLSMYASFS; encoded by the coding sequence TATGAAGTAGGCAATACAGAAAATACAATAAACTTTATAAAATACTTAATATCAAAAAATAAGGATAGTCAAATAGTAATAATTTGGGATGGAGCAAAATATCATATAAGTAAAGAATTAAAGGAGTATTTAGGAAAAATAAATGAGGGAAAAGAACAAGAAGACTGGTTGGTAAAATGTATAAAATTAGCACCAAATGCACCGGAACAAAATCCCATAGAAGATGTCTGGTTACAGGGAAAAGAAATATTAAGAAAATACTGGAATATGTGCAAAACCTTCAAAATAGTAAAGTGGTTATTTGAATGGGCAATTAAAGAACATATATTCAGTTTTCCCAAACTATCAATGTATGCTTCTTTCTCATGA
- a CDS encoding CHAT domain-containing protein: MLFFAGHSHTENHQGIIFINPQESLTINELKTALNQAIKQGLNLAIFNSCDGIGLAQELSKLNIPQVIVMREGVPDLIAQEFLKNFLCALQQNKSVFCALREARERLQAWDKDFPGGSWLPIIYQNLSIPNDSIFKISFDDNIQVSKNNKSNVKIFFYSISFLLILFFAVKNTNNYSLNKLSSIISNLLVNNLSKSENITFEEEAKILIENLYQALSNKDFAHAETFYDVSLKQQFNPNFFKQFSKVIVDKLEVTYQDMNIAIRNDS; the protein is encoded by the coding sequence ATGTTATTTTTTGCAGGGCATAGCCACACGGAAAATCATCAAGGAATTATCTTTATTAATCCTCAAGAAAGTCTGACTATTAATGAATTGAAAACGGCTTTAAATCAAGCTATAAAACAAGGATTAAATTTAGCTATTTTTAACTCCTGTGATGGTATCGGATTAGCCCAAGAATTAAGTAAATTAAACATTCCTCAAGTAATTGTGATGAGGGAAGGAGTGCCAGATTTAATTGCCCAAGAATTTCTGAAAAATTTTCTATGCGCTTTACAACAAAATAAATCAGTTTTTTGTGCATTAAGGGAAGCCAGAGAAAGATTACAGGCATGGGATAAAGATTTTCCCGGAGGTAGTTGGCTACCGATAATTTATCAAAATTTATCAATACCTAATGATTCTATTTTTAAAATATCTTTTGATGATAACATTCAAGTTTCTAAGAACAATAAGTCGAATGTAAAAATATTTTTTTATTCTATTTCATTCTTATTAATATTATTTTTTGCTGTTAAAAATACTAATAATTATTCTTTAAATAAACTATCTTCAATCATATCTAATTTATTGGTAAATAATCTATCAAAGTCTGAAAATATAACTTTTGAAGAAGAAGCAAAAATACTAATTGAGAATTTATACCAAGCATTATCAAATAAAGATTTTGCTCATGCAGAGACGTTTTATGATGTCTCTCTAAAACAACAATTTAATCCTAATTTTTTTAAACAGTTTAGTAAAGTGATAGTTGATAAATTAGAAGTTACCTATCAAGATATGAATATAGCAATCAGGAATGATTCATGA
- a CDS encoding HNH endonuclease, which translates to MCKLSIELVPQTCWFSNVRDHVDKKTWDILRKDTYKKANYKCEICGGVGSKHPVECHEIWHYDDEKYIQKLMGLTALCPSCHQVKHIGLARVRGKEAEAKKHLAKINNWSNLEVENYLKKVWFQWTKRSQNNWKLELSWLEDNFNIKVTEKR; encoded by the coding sequence ATGTGTAAATTATCGATCGAACTCGTACCGCAAACTTGTTGGTTTTCCAATGTCAGAGATCATGTGGACAAAAAAACATGGGATATATTAAGAAAAGATACCTATAAAAAAGCCAATTATAAATGTGAAATTTGTGGCGGAGTTGGCTCAAAACATCCCGTAGAATGTCACGAAATTTGGCACTATGACGATGAAAAATACATTCAAAAACTAATGGGATTAACTGCCCTTTGCCCCAGTTGTCATCAAGTCAAACATATAGGATTAGCAAGAGTGAGAGGAAAAGAAGCCGAAGCAAAAAAACATCTAGCAAAAATTAATAATTGGTCAAATTTAGAAGTAGAAAATTATCTCAAAAAAGTTTGGTTTCAATGGACAAAAAGAAGTCAAAATAATTGGAAATTAGAACTTTCTTGGTTAGAAGATAATTTTAATATTAAAGTGACTGAGAAAAGATAA